The sequence TCTGCCGGCCTCCGTCGCCGCCATCCTCTGGCTCGCAGCGACTCAGTTCGGCGGCTCGTCCGTCACTTCGCCGCAGCCGGACAACGGCAACGACGGCCAGCAGATCTATATGACGCGCTGTGTCTCATGCCACCAGGCTGAGGGCCGCGGCATATCCGGCTACTTCCCTCCGCTCGACGGCACCCAGTGGGTGCTCGAGGAAGAGGGGCGACTGATCCGTATCGTCCTCCACGGTCTAACCGGTCCTACGACGGTGCAGGGCGTCGCGTACAACGGAGCCATGCCGGCGTGGGGTACCGTGCTCTCCGACAGCGAAATCGCAGATGTCCTCTCCTACATCCGCAACGCGTGGAGTAACGAAGCCCCGGAGGTCAAGCAGGCAGACGTAGCAGCCGTCCGTGCACTCACCGTCGATCGCGCCACGCCGTGGACACACGCCGAGCTGGAGCTCGCTGAGAACTGGAGCATACCGAGCACGGCCAGTGAATCGGATGACGAAGACTCCAGCGAGGATGTCAACTGAACGAGAACAGACGCATTCAGTAAGATGTCATCCACTTATTCATACACTCGCACCGAATGACCACTTCGCGCTGCCTCCCGATTCTTGGATTGCTGCTCCTCGGTGCTTGCACGACACCGGTCCCGAGCAACAATACCGATCACGCACGCGTCGACACCATTGGATATCTCGAAGTCGCACATCCCGATTTCCACAGGCTTGTCCCGTCCGACGCAAGAATCGAGATCCTGGCTGAAGGATTTACGTGGTCCGAGGGGCCAGTCTGGATCCCAGACGGTGGCTACCTGTTGTTCTCCGATGTTCCGGAGAACATGATCTATCGCTGGGATGAACAGGACGGTCTCTCCGTGTGGCTTTCTCCTTCGGGCGAAACCGGTTACGCATCCGGTGCTCACGAGGGCTCCAATGGACTTCTTCTGAACAAAGACGG is a genomic window of Rhodothermales bacterium containing:
- a CDS encoding cytochrome c — protein: MRLLSALLILPASVAAILWLAATQFGGSSVTSPQPDNGNDGQQIYMTRCVSCHQAEGRGISGYFPPLDGTQWVLEEEGRLIRIVLHGLTGPTTVQGVAYNGAMPAWGTVLSDSEIADVLSYIRNAWSNEAPEVKQADVAAVRALTVDRATPWTHAELELAENWSIPSTASESDDEDSSEDVN